From Caldicellulosiruptor hydrothermalis 108, a single genomic window includes:
- a CDS encoding ABC transporter permease has protein sequence MVKKVLQSILMPLIAIFISMIVGGIVILITAKQNPIYAYIALFSGAYGNLMNFATTLTNAIPLIITGLGVAIAFSSGLFNIGAEGQFWIGAIVATYLGYQIKGLPWFLHIPLIIICAMIAGALWGGVVPGLAKVYTGAHEVITTMMMSYIAIYFSHYLLEGGPMMDKGTIPQSPVIQNSAKLSTLVPNTQLSSGLFIAILAVVVVYILMYKTTLGYELRAVGFNIKAAKYAGMNVAQKLVLAMGLSGAFAALAGAVQIMGVQYRLYDSFTSGYGYTAIVVALLANNNPIGVVIAALFLAGLSTGAQEMQMQTNISGQLADVVVGLIIFFIAIEELYRIIMEKIKTRKTKLQPVGGQE, from the coding sequence ATGGTAAAAAAGGTTTTGCAGAGCATTTTAATGCCGCTTATTGCTATTTTTATATCCATGATTGTAGGTGGGATAGTAATATTAATCACAGCAAAACAAAATCCTATTTATGCGTACATTGCTCTTTTTAGCGGAGCATACGGGAATTTAATGAACTTTGCAACAACCCTGACAAACGCAATACCTCTCATAATAACCGGGCTCGGGGTTGCTATAGCATTTTCTTCAGGGCTTTTTAATATTGGTGCTGAAGGGCAGTTTTGGATAGGCGCAATTGTTGCAACTTATCTTGGGTACCAGATAAAGGGTCTTCCGTGGTTTTTACACATTCCGTTGATAATTATATGTGCTATGATAGCGGGTGCACTGTGGGGTGGAGTTGTTCCTGGTCTTGCAAAGGTTTACACTGGAGCTCATGAGGTTATCACAACTATGATGATGAGTTATATAGCTATCTATTTTAGCCATTATTTGTTAGAAGGCGGTCCAATGATGGATAAAGGAACAATACCACAATCACCGGTGATTCAAAACAGTGCAAAGCTAAGTACTTTGGTACCAAATACACAGCTGTCAAGTGGACTTTTCATTGCAATCCTGGCAGTTGTAGTGGTCTATATTCTCATGTACAAAACAACATTAGGTTACGAACTCAGAGCAGTAGGGTTTAATATCAAAGCTGCAAAGTATGCTGGCATGAACGTCGCTCAAAAACTTGTTTTGGCTATGGGGCTTTCAGGCGCATTTGCTGCTCTTGCTGGTGCTGTTCAGATAATGGGTGTGCAGTACAGACTATATGATAGCTTTACTTCAGGTTATGGTTATACTGCTATAGTTGTTGCACTTCTTGCGAATAACAATCCAATTGGTGTTGTAATTGCAGCACTTTTCTTGGCAGGACTTTCAACAGGTGCGCAAGAGATGCAGATGCAAACAAATATCTCTGGACAGCTTGCTGATGTTGTGGTGGGGCTTATAATCTTCTTCATTGCAATTGAAGAGCTTTATAGGATTATTATGGAAAAGATAAAAACCAGAAAAACAAAGTTGCAACCGGTAGGAGGGCAAGAGTAA
- a CDS encoding BMP family lipoprotein translates to MKKRLYAVLSLVVIAALLLSLNVSWNMASGSTSQKTFKVGLVTDVGGVNDRSFNQSAYEGLKRAEKELKIKTTLIQSKQMTDYIPNLQKLAKANYDLIIAVGFLMHDSVVTVAKQFPKTKFLIIDSEISDLPNVASAMFREEQAGYLAGVAAALLEKAKFGKTTGKNVFGVVGGMKIPPVDRYIAGFKAGVLSEIPKAKVIIKYTGKFDDPASGKQVALSEIAQGADFVFQVAGQTGLGVIQAAKEKGVYAIGVDSDQSYVAPTTVVTSAMKRVDVATYSVIKDTLNGKFKSGIIYFDLKNNGVGLAPFMKGVPKSVSEKINKVIADIKAGKIKIPTEVK, encoded by the coding sequence ATGAAGAAAAGGTTATATGCAGTGTTAAGTCTTGTTGTGATTGCTGCACTTTTGTTAAGCTTAAATGTATCTTGGAACATGGCAAGTGGGTCTACATCCCAAAAAACTTTTAAGGTAGGGCTTGTCACTGACGTTGGTGGTGTCAATGACAGAAGTTTCAACCAGTCTGCATATGAAGGTCTGAAAAGAGCTGAAAAAGAACTAAAGATCAAAACAACTCTCATTCAATCAAAACAGATGACAGACTATATTCCAAACTTACAGAAACTTGCAAAAGCTAATTACGATTTAATTATTGCAGTTGGTTTTCTGATGCACGACTCGGTTGTGACAGTTGCAAAGCAGTTCCCTAAGACAAAATTTTTAATTATCGACTCTGAGATTTCTGACCTTCCTAATGTTGCCTCAGCTATGTTCAGAGAGGAACAAGCAGGCTACTTAGCAGGTGTTGCTGCAGCTTTGCTTGAGAAAGCTAAGTTTGGCAAAACAACTGGAAAGAATGTATTTGGAGTTGTAGGTGGCATGAAGATTCCACCTGTTGACAGATACATTGCAGGTTTTAAAGCTGGCGTCTTGAGCGAGATTCCAAAAGCAAAGGTTATAATCAAGTACACTGGCAAGTTTGACGACCCGGCATCAGGAAAACAGGTAGCTCTTTCAGAAATTGCACAAGGGGCTGACTTTGTATTTCAGGTTGCAGGGCAGACAGGTCTTGGTGTTATCCAGGCTGCAAAAGAAAAGGGAGTTTATGCAATTGGTGTTGACTCAGACCAAAGCTATGTGGCACCAACCACTGTTGTTACCTCTGCAATGAAGAGAGTTGACGTTGCAACATACAGTGTTATAAAAGATACATTAAATGGGAAATTCAAAAGTGGTATCATTTACTTTGATTTGAAAAACAATGGTGTTGGACTTGCTCCATTTATGAAAGGTGTTCCAAAGAGTGTGAGCGAAAAAATAAACAAGGTAATTGCTGATATAAAAGCTGGTAAGATAAAGATACCAACAGAAGTAAAGTAG
- a CDS encoding ABC transporter permease: MNILSIFTNPYLWASTIAMAVPLALPAIGGTFSERAGVVNISMEGIMLISAFVSVAFSAYFHNAWLGLLGGVISGILVAYVFAWAAAKMYANQIVLGMAFNIFASGITAYLFNAIYGPEGTPFDTPKLPDVRIPVIDRIPVIGQILSGQNVMVYIMFVLIILSQWFLFKTTIGLRLRAVGENPEAAETAGIDVVKMKYLGIILGGAFSALGGAYLSIGVLNSFSPEMSSGRGYIALAAMIFGKWTPVGSFLASLLFGFATALSYTLQESSISKNIIMMLPYVVTILALIGIGGKSVAPAADGIPYRPKK, encoded by the coding sequence ATGAATATACTCAGTATTTTCACAAATCCATATTTGTGGGCGTCAACCATTGCAATGGCAGTACCGCTTGCACTTCCGGCAATTGGCGGTACTTTTTCAGAACGAGCTGGCGTTGTCAATATTTCTATGGAAGGAATAATGCTAATTTCGGCATTTGTCTCTGTTGCGTTTTCGGCATACTTTCACAATGCATGGCTTGGACTTTTAGGGGGAGTAATATCTGGTATTTTGGTAGCATATGTATTTGCATGGGCAGCTGCAAAGATGTACGCAAACCAGATAGTCCTTGGTATGGCTTTTAACATATTTGCGTCTGGTATCACTGCTTACCTTTTCAATGCCATATATGGCCCGGAAGGGACACCTTTTGACACACCCAAACTTCCTGATGTTAGAATACCTGTGATAGATAGAATTCCTGTAATTGGACAGATTTTAAGCGGACAAAATGTGATGGTTTATATAATGTTTGTTTTGATAATACTTAGCCAGTGGTTTTTGTTCAAGACAACCATAGGTTTGAGGCTAAGAGCAGTTGGCGAAAATCCAGAAGCTGCTGAGACAGCAGGTATCGATGTTGTAAAGATGAAATACTTAGGTATTATTCTGGGTGGGGCGTTTTCAGCTCTTGGCGGTGCTTATCTTTCGATTGGGGTTTTGAACAGTTTTTCGCCAGAGATGTCGTCAGGAAGAGGCTATATAGCTTTGGCTGCCATGATTTTTGGTAAGTGGACACCTGTGGGGTCATTTTTGGCATCACTTTTGTTTGGTTTTGCAACAGCCCTAAGCTATACACTGCAGGAATCATCAATTTCAAAAAACATTATCATGATGTTACCATATGTAGTTACAATCTTAGCATTGATTGGAATAGGTGGTAAGAGCGTTGCACCTGCTGCCGACGGTATTCCTTACAGGCCTAAAAAATAG
- a CDS encoding GntR family transcriptional regulator: MESFELVGYPQRYELVLKRLKQLIEEKFKEGDKLPSEMELAKLFGVSRATLREALRILEEEGYVVRKHGIGTFVSSRPILQSGMEELQSITKLMEKQGYKPHTKDIVVTKTYPNAKEAHMLRISPAEEIIKIERVRLAESIPVVYCVDRLPAKLFSSEFKFVGESLFDYLNDKLGIYIAYAISDIIPMLAEKNNVYKKLELEKSDVVLLLDQVHFDQNDIPILYSSNYFSPKKFRFYIVRKRV; encoded by the coding sequence ATGGAAAGTTTTGAATTAGTAGGATATCCCCAAAGGTATGAGCTTGTGTTGAAGAGGTTAAAGCAACTCATTGAAGAAAAATTTAAAGAAGGCGACAAGCTTCCTTCTGAAATGGAACTTGCAAAGCTTTTTGGTGTGAGCAGAGCGACGCTCAGAGAAGCTTTAAGGATATTGGAAGAAGAAGGCTATGTTGTAAGAAAACATGGTATTGGGACTTTTGTATCATCACGGCCAATTTTGCAATCTGGAATGGAAGAGCTTCAGAGCATAACAAAGTTAATGGAAAAACAGGGGTACAAGCCGCACACGAAAGATATTGTTGTTACTAAAACCTATCCAAACGCAAAAGAGGCTCATATGCTCAGAATATCGCCAGCTGAAGAGATTATCAAAATAGAAAGAGTACGACTTGCGGAGAGTATTCCCGTTGTTTATTGTGTTGATAGACTTCCTGCAAAGCTATTTTCATCTGAGTTTAAATTTGTAGGAGAGTCGTTATTTGACTATTTAAATGATAAACTGGGAATATATATTGCGTATGCAATCTCTGATATCATCCCAATGCTTGCTGAGAAAAATAATGTGTATAAAAAGCTTGAACTTGAAAAGAGTGATGTTGTTCTTTTGCTTGACCAGGTTCATTTTGACCAAAACGACATTCCAATTTTGTATTCTTCAAACTATTTCTCACCCAAAAAATTCAGATTCTATATTGTGAGAAAGAGGGTATAA
- a CDS encoding cytidine deaminase, whose product MKYLDRVDEQTAYFLNLAKEAQKKAYAPYSRFKVGAAAVGSSRKVYTGCNIENASYPLSICAERVALFKAISEGESKIKALYIIGPENEPISPCGACRQVIFELARNSTIYLSNCDMTKVIETNSKELLPYGFDLKER is encoded by the coding sequence ATGAAGTATTTGGACAGGGTTGATGAACAAACTGCGTATTTTTTAAACTTGGCAAAAGAAGCTCAAAAAAAGGCATATGCACCGTACTCACGCTTCAAGGTTGGAGCAGCAGCTGTTGGTAGCAGTAGAAAGGTGTATACAGGGTGCAACATAGAAAATGCTTCATATCCACTTTCCATTTGTGCAGAAAGGGTTGCACTATTTAAAGCTATATCAGAAGGTGAGAGCAAAATAAAAGCTCTTTATATCATCGGTCCTGAGAATGAGCCTATATCGCCGTGTGGTGCGTGCAGACAGGTGATTTTTGAACTTGCAAGAAATAGTACTATTTATCTTTCAAATTGTGATATGACAAAAGTAATAGAAACTAATAGCAAAGAACTTTTGCCATACGGATTTGACTTGAAAGAAAGATGA
- a CDS encoding XapX domain-containing protein — protein MKVVFLSLITGFIVGAIFRLLKLPIPAPNALAGIMGIFGIFLGAVFVEQILKLLTK, from the coding sequence GTGAAAGTAGTATTTCTTTCTCTTATCACAGGATTTATTGTCGGTGCTATATTCAGACTTCTAAAGCTTCCAATTCCTGCACCAAATGCTCTTGCAGGAATAATGGGTATATTTGGGATATTTTTGGGAGCTGTTTTTGTTGAGCAGATTCTTAAGTTGTTAACAAAGTAG
- the spoIIP gene encoding stage II sporulation protein P, producing MVKVFDFKKIVLVTTILFVVGVGFLVERLIFLNQAATALLFRYSKEIISFNIPIFSDHFANEAFKIENIVRFSYPMFTATNFQEVANAPVYEDDAIVIDYNQQTQEEKKNGQAESQDENIEFQKYFENSAQKMGIYNIEIMNQTDYKIDVNTLLKTNFKIFNGKKPSILIYHTHTTESYNTFSQNLVYTPGTTDRTLDFNYNVVRVGEELKKILEKQYGYKVYHSKDVNDYPEYKGSYSRSLKVIERYKSEHPDIKIFIDLHRDAIGNGSKKVKVSTVAFGYEVAKVMLVVGTDKLGLYHPFWRQNLLFAVHLQKNLSKICPQITRPINLSAARYNQHVSPYAIIIEVGSNGNTLEEALRSCQIVAKALDDTIMGR from the coding sequence ATGGTGAAGGTTTTTGATTTTAAAAAGATAGTATTGGTAACTACTATACTTTTTGTGGTTGGTGTTGGCTTTTTAGTTGAAAGATTAATCTTTTTAAATCAAGCAGCAACAGCTCTGCTTTTCAGGTATTCAAAAGAGATTATTTCGTTTAATATACCCATTTTTTCTGACCATTTTGCAAACGAGGCTTTTAAAATTGAGAACATAGTAAGGTTTTCTTATCCGATGTTTACGGCAACAAACTTTCAAGAGGTTGCAAATGCACCTGTATATGAAGATGATGCCATTGTGATAGATTATAACCAGCAGACCCAAGAAGAGAAGAAAAATGGTCAAGCTGAAAGCCAGGATGAAAACATCGAATTTCAGAAATACTTTGAAAATAGTGCTCAAAAAATGGGAATTTACAACATAGAGATTATGAATCAGACAGATTATAAGATTGATGTTAATACCCTTTTGAAGACAAACTTCAAAATTTTCAATGGGAAAAAACCGTCCATTTTAATTTACCATACTCACACAACAGAAAGCTACAATACTTTTTCCCAAAACCTTGTATACACTCCTGGCACAACAGACAGAACACTTGACTTTAACTACAACGTTGTGAGAGTAGGGGAAGAGCTGAAGAAGATCTTGGAAAAACAGTATGGTTATAAGGTTTATCACAGCAAAGATGTAAATGATTATCCGGAATACAAGGGTTCTTATTCAAGATCATTGAAAGTGATAGAAAGATATAAAAGTGAACATCCTGATATAAAGATCTTTATAGATTTGCACAGGGATGCTATTGGAAATGGTTCAAAAAAGGTGAAGGTTTCAACAGTTGCGTTTGGATATGAGGTTGCAAAGGTTATGCTTGTTGTGGGGACAGACAAGCTTGGGCTTTATCATCCGTTTTGGCGACAGAACCTTCTGTTTGCTGTACATCTTCAAAAAAATCTCAGCAAAATATGCCCTCAGATTACAAGACCTATAAACCTCTCTGCTGCACGATACAATCAACATGTATCACCATATGCTATAATCATTGAAGTTGGTAGCAATGGAAATACCTTAGAAGAAGCCTTGAGGAGTTGTCAGATTGTTGCAAAGGCATTGGATGATACCATCATGGGAAGGTGA
- a CDS encoding Mur ligase family protein — protein MQKIRLYVAILLGILVKFTLKLFGKDATSAPGKIALKICPSIIKEIDKRSKLKILISGTNGKTTINNIINWLIAGDKVVLSNLKGSNMANGIVSAFINNLRSSYDIACFEVDEGSLPVVTRYLKPDIFVTTNVFRDQLDRYGELDRVKELILSHIGQALAIINADDPNLASFSGEKKVFYSVDENVLSRRTNVTLDSRFCPKCNAKLEYLFYNVGHLGKYKCLVCGYKNPESRFVITNIREDSAGFVFDFFDRGTGIHIENIKWEMGGIYNLYNVCAAISVAILTGVEEKRIKERIETFENELGRLEKKEVGGKKVIISLVKNPIGMSETLSVISQDPDPKAIVFILNDNAADGKDVSWIWDADFDILYRIENIKALYFGGKRKEDMALRVKYSEYMLSKFEFIDYKEELDKVFELKDIEKVYILPTYTALFEVKKIVDNLSKRMG, from the coding sequence TTGCAGAAAATAAGACTTTACGTTGCTATTTTGCTGGGGATACTTGTAAAGTTTACTTTAAAGCTTTTCGGGAAGGACGCAACAAGTGCTCCGGGGAAGATTGCTCTCAAGATTTGTCCTTCTATCATAAAAGAAATTGATAAAAGAAGCAAACTAAAGATACTTATATCAGGTACAAATGGTAAGACAACCATAAACAACATAATAAACTGGCTAATTGCGGGTGATAAGGTTGTGCTTTCTAATCTGAAAGGGTCGAATATGGCAAACGGGATTGTAAGTGCTTTTATAAATAATCTAAGGTCAAGCTATGATATTGCGTGTTTTGAAGTTGACGAAGGCTCACTGCCAGTTGTAACAAGATATTTAAAACCAGACATATTTGTCACAACAAATGTGTTCAGAGACCAGCTTGACAGATACGGTGAGCTTGACAGAGTAAAGGAGTTGATTTTGAGCCATATTGGACAAGCTTTAGCCATAATAAATGCAGACGACCCAAACTTGGCAAGTTTTAGTGGTGAAAAGAAGGTATTTTACAGTGTGGATGAAAACGTGCTTAGCCGAAGAACCAATGTCACATTGGATTCACGTTTTTGTCCCAAGTGCAATGCTAAACTTGAATATTTGTTTTACAATGTTGGACATCTTGGAAAATATAAATGCTTAGTGTGTGGTTATAAAAATCCTGAAAGCAGGTTTGTCATTACAAACATAAGAGAAGATTCGGCAGGGTTTGTTTTTGACTTTTTTGACAGGGGAACAGGTATACATATTGAGAACATTAAATGGGAAATGGGTGGTATTTATAATCTGTACAATGTCTGTGCAGCCATTTCGGTAGCAATATTGACTGGTGTTGAAGAAAAAAGAATAAAAGAAAGGATTGAAACATTTGAAAATGAGCTTGGGAGGTTAGAGAAGAAAGAAGTTGGCGGCAAAAAAGTAATAATATCACTTGTAAAAAATCCCATAGGCATGAGCGAGACACTAAGCGTAATTAGCCAAGACCCCGACCCTAAGGCTATTGTGTTTATCCTCAACGACAATGCTGCAGATGGAAAAGATGTCTCATGGATTTGGGATGCTGATTTTGACATCTTGTACAGAATAGAAAACATCAAAGCTTTGTACTTTGGTGGCAAGAGAAAAGAAGATATGGCTTTGAGAGTAAAATACAGTGAATATATGCTTTCTAAGTTTGAATTTATTGACTACAAAGAAGAATTAGACAAGGTTTTTGAGCTAAAAGATATTGAGAAGGTCTATATTCTTCCAACATATACAGCTCTTTTTGAAGTAAAGAAAATAGTGGACAACCTTTCAAAAAGGATGGGATGA
- a CDS encoding ABC transporter ATP-binding protein, whose amino-acid sequence MEYILQVKDISKRFGNIQANDNVCLDVKKGEVHAILGENGAGKSTLMNIIYGLYTPDSGEIYFEGQKLEVKGPHEAIEKGIGMVHQHFMLIPVFTVAENIVLGFEPKGFRFNVQEAEKKILEISKKYNLEIDPKAKVGDLSVGMQQRVEILKAFYRDARLLILDEPTAMLTPQETRELFKIINNLKAQGISILFISHKLDEVMEISDRVTVMRRGKTIKTLNTKETTEQELANLMVGREVKLVVEKTEPRLGETVLKVENLSVKLKNGVEKVKDVSFEVRRGEIFGIAGVDGNGQNELVEAIVGLISSTGKIIFNGQEIQNLPTRKRYEKGIAYIPADRQQDGLVLNFTVAENIVLKRYYKNPYSNRGFLNYKVITLEADRLIHEFDVRPPDYKLFAKNLSGGNQQKVILAREFSSSPDLLIAVQPTRGMDVGAIEYIHRKLIELRDSGKAILLVSLELDEILNLSDRIAVMYSGRIMDILESKKATKEDIGLLMIGKKKKEA is encoded by the coding sequence ATGGAGTACATTTTGCAGGTAAAGGATATTTCTAAAAGATTTGGTAATATTCAAGCAAATGATAATGTGTGTTTGGATGTCAAAAAAGGTGAGGTACATGCCATACTTGGGGAAAATGGTGCTGGAAAGTCTACTTTAATGAATATCATCTATGGTCTTTATACTCCTGATTCTGGAGAGATATATTTTGAAGGGCAAAAACTTGAGGTCAAAGGACCTCATGAAGCAATTGAAAAAGGAATAGGAATGGTTCATCAGCATTTTATGTTGATACCTGTATTTACCGTGGCTGAAAATATTGTTTTGGGATTTGAGCCAAAAGGTTTTAGGTTTAATGTTCAAGAAGCTGAGAAGAAAATTCTTGAGATTTCGAAGAAATACAATTTAGAAATTGACCCAAAGGCAAAAGTTGGAGATTTAAGTGTAGGTATGCAACAAAGAGTAGAGATATTAAAGGCTTTTTACAGAGATGCAAGGCTTTTGATACTTGATGAACCAACAGCAATGCTAACACCCCAAGAGACAAGGGAGCTTTTTAAGATTATAAATAACCTGAAAGCTCAAGGGATATCCATATTATTTATAAGCCACAAACTTGATGAGGTTATGGAAATTTCAGATAGAGTAACTGTTATGAGAAGAGGAAAGACAATAAAGACCTTGAACACCAAAGAAACAACCGAACAGGAACTTGCAAATTTGATGGTCGGAAGAGAAGTTAAACTTGTTGTTGAAAAGACTGAACCGCGGTTAGGAGAGACTGTGTTAAAGGTTGAAAACCTTTCAGTCAAACTGAAAAACGGTGTTGAAAAGGTCAAAGATGTAAGTTTTGAAGTAAGAAGAGGAGAGATTTTTGGTATAGCAGGTGTTGATGGAAACGGTCAAAATGAGCTTGTAGAAGCTATTGTTGGACTTATTTCATCAACAGGGAAAATAATCTTCAACGGCCAAGAGATTCAAAACCTTCCCACACGCAAACGTTACGAAAAAGGGATTGCTTATATTCCAGCAGACAGGCAGCAGGACGGGCTTGTTTTGAACTTTACAGTGGCAGAAAACATTGTGCTCAAAAGATACTACAAAAACCCATATTCTAATAGAGGATTTTTAAATTACAAGGTTATAACTCTTGAGGCTGATAGACTCATACACGAATTTGATGTGCGTCCACCTGATTACAAGCTGTTTGCAAAGAACCTTTCAGGTGGCAATCAGCAAAAGGTAATCTTGGCAAGAGAGTTTTCAAGCAGTCCTGACCTTTTAATTGCTGTTCAGCCAACAAGAGGAATGGATGTGGGAGCTATAGAGTACATCCATAGAAAACTGATTGAACTTCGAGACAGTGGCAAAGCTATATTGCTTGTTTCTTTAGAGCTTGATGAGATTTTGAACCTCTCTGACAGGATTGCTGTGATGTATTCGGGCAGGATTATGGATATTTTGGAGAGTAAAAAGGCAACAAAAGAAGATATAGGACTTTTGATGATAGGCAAGAAAAAGAAGGAGGCCTAA
- a CDS encoding type 1 glutamine amidotransferase, with amino-acid sequence MNMYPEVLNLYGDRGNIICLQKRCIWRGIEANIFEYNLGADQEILKNADIILLGGASDREQSIVYSHLLKLKELIKSLIEDGVVILAICGGYQLLGEAYIDASGRAIKGLHILDFITKAEGKRLIGNIIIETSLDVFPKTVVGYENHGGRTYHDYQPFGKVLKGYGNNRKDGFEGLIYKNVIGTYLHGPLLPKNPHIADFMLKKALERKYALDSLEFQKLDDTLEYIAHNRVKELYM; translated from the coding sequence GTGAATATGTATCCAGAAGTTTTAAATCTGTATGGAGATAGAGGCAATATTATCTGTCTGCAGAAAAGATGCATCTGGAGAGGTATAGAAGCAAACATTTTTGAATACAATTTAGGCGCAGACCAAGAAATCCTAAAAAATGCAGATATAATCTTGCTTGGCGGGGCATCTGACAGGGAACAATCTATTGTGTATTCACATCTTTTGAAATTAAAAGAACTTATTAAGAGCCTTATTGAAGATGGAGTTGTGATACTTGCAATCTGTGGTGGATATCAGCTTTTAGGAGAGGCTTATATCGATGCAAGCGGAAGAGCAATAAAGGGTCTTCACATCCTGGATTTTATAACAAAAGCTGAAGGGAAAAGACTTATTGGAAATATTATTATTGAAACAAGCTTAGATGTGTTTCCCAAAACAGTTGTGGGATATGAAAATCATGGTGGAAGAACCTATCATGATTATCAGCCTTTTGGCAAGGTCTTAAAAGGTTATGGTAACAACAGGAAGGATGGGTTTGAAGGACTGATTTATAAGAATGTAATAGGTACGTATTTGCACGGACCTCTTCTTCCTAAAAATCCGCATATTGCAGACTTTATGCTCAAAAAAGCTCTTGAAAGAAAGTATGCTTTAGATAGCTTAGAATTTCAAAAATTAGATGATACATTAGAATATATTGCTCACAACAGGGTAAAAGAATTGTATATGTAA
- a CDS encoding S-methyl-5'-thioadenosine phosphorylase: MIGIIGGSGFYSFLENVKEIEIETPYGKPSDKIAISKVEGKEVAFIPRHGKTHIYPPHKVPYKANIYALKELGVEKIISTTACGSLKKEIKPGDFVIVDQFIDRTWGREDTFSDIGNVKHTSMAQPYDDQMREIAINVLEELGYRFHKKGTCVVIQGPRFSTFAESRWYSKMGFDVIGMTQYPEVALANELGIKYLNVTLVTDYDAGLEDDPDIRPVSHEEVLRVFSENVEKLKKVIIEIIKRI, from the coding sequence ATGATAGGGATAATAGGTGGTTCTGGATTTTACTCTTTTTTGGAAAATGTTAAAGAGATAGAGATTGAAACCCCGTATGGCAAACCAAGTGATAAAATAGCAATTTCAAAAGTAGAAGGGAAAGAAGTTGCGTTTATTCCGAGGCATGGTAAAACCCATATTTACCCTCCTCATAAAGTGCCATATAAGGCAAATATATATGCATTAAAAGAACTGGGTGTTGAGAAGATTATTTCAACAACAGCATGTGGAAGCTTAAAAAAGGAGATTAAGCCGGGTGATTTTGTAATTGTTGACCAGTTTATTGACAGAACATGGGGACGAGAGGACACATTTTCGGATATTGGAAATGTAAAACACACCTCAATGGCACAGCCTTATGATGATCAGATGAGAGAAATTGCAATTAATGTTTTAGAAGAACTTGGATATAGATTTCATAAAAAAGGTACATGTGTAGTTATTCAGGGACCGCGATTTTCTACTTTTGCTGAGAGCAGATGGTATTCCAAGATGGGGTTTGACGTTATTGGAATGACTCAGTATCCCGAAGTAGCTTTGGCAAATGAACTTGGAATAAAGTATTTAAATGTAACTCTTGTGACAGACTATGACGCTGGGTTGGAAGATGACCCAGATATAAGACCTGTTTCCCATGAAGAGGTTTTAAGAGTGTTTTCTGAAAATGTAGAAAAGCTCAAAAAGGTTATCATTGAAATAATAAAAAGAATATAA
- the xerD gene encoding site-specific tyrosine recombinase XerD yields MSIIEAFGNHLQRQNRFSQNTISSYLRDAKKYIEFLDNIKIKLENTSQATLIAYIISMQKSGKSNSTIARAIVSLKVFYDFLKIQNIVDIGKIEIEPPKLEKSPPQILTRDEVEKLLSCPKEDDIKGIRDKAMLELLYATGIRVSELINLNLDDINLEHGYIICKNKKRDRVIPIGSYAISAVEKYLRHSRPYLAKNKDEEALFLNFNGERMTRQGFWKIVKFYAQSAGIDKEITPHVLRHSFATHLIENGADVRAVQQMLGHADISTTQRYLQVANVKLKEVYQKTHPRA; encoded by the coding sequence ATGAGTATCATAGAAGCTTTTGGTAATCACCTTCAGAGACAGAATAGATTTTCACAAAATACCATAAGCTCATATTTGCGGGACGCTAAAAAATACATAGAATTTTTAGATAACATAAAGATAAAACTTGAAAATACTTCTCAGGCAACCTTGATAGCATACATTATCAGTATGCAAAAAAGTGGCAAATCAAACAGCACTATTGCACGAGCAATTGTTTCACTAAAAGTCTTCTATGACTTTTTAAAAATTCAGAACATTGTTGATATTGGAAAGATTGAGATTGAACCTCCCAAACTTGAGAAAAGTCCACCTCAGATACTTACCAGAGATGAGGTGGAAAAGCTTCTTTCATGTCCGAAAGAAGATGATATTAAAGGAATCAGAGACAAAGCAATGCTTGAACTTTTATATGCAACAGGTATCAGGGTGAGTGAACTTATCAACCTCAATCTTGACGACATCAATCTTGAACACGGATATATCATCTGCAAAAACAAGAAAAGAGACAGGGTTATTCCCATTGGTTCGTACGCCATTTCGGCAGTTGAGAAGTATTTACGTCATTCGCGGCCTTACCTTGCTAAAAACAAGGATGAAGAAGCTCTGTTTCTGAACTTTAACGGTGAGAGAATGACAAGACAGGGATTTTGGAAGATAGTAAAGTTCTACGCGCAAAGCGCAGGAATAGATAAAGAAATAACACCGCATGTACTCAGGCACTCTTTTGCCACTCATCTAATTGAAAATGGGGCAGATGTGAGAGCTGTTCAGCAAATGCTGGGGCATGCTGATATTTCTACAACACAGAGATATCTTCAAGTTGCAAATGTTAAACTAAAAGAGGTTTATCAGAAAACTCATCCACGTGCATAA